DNA sequence from the Rubrobacter naiadicus genome:
CGGGCTGTACATAGCTTGCTGGACGCCAGGGTGGGGGTGTACGGCTGATGGCTGTCGAACTGAAAGTCCCGGCGCTGCTGATGGATATGGAGGAGGTTACCATCTCGCGTTGGCTCGTAAAAGAGGGCGCGACGGTGAAGAAAGGTGATCCTCTGCTCGAGATAGACACCGATAAGAGCACCTTCGAGGTCGAGTCACCGGCAGACGGCGAGGTACATGGCATACGAGGTGAGCCAGGGGATACTATGCCTGTGGGGGCACGCTTAGCCTACATTCTTGCTCCAGGAGAGAAAGAAGCCGGGCTTGCCGAGAGGCTCGCCACCACCTCCGACGGAGAAATAAAAAGGAACGAAAAGGTCCGTTCTGCTCAATCCCAGCGAGGACAAAAGAACGGTCGGGAGCTTCGAGCCTCTCCTGCAGCTCGTCGGGCTGCAGCCGAGCGCGGCATCGCGCTTGAGGATGTTCGCGGCTCAGGACCCTATGGCAGGGTCTACCTCTCGGATGTGCTCGCCGTGGATACCTCGGAGGTGTCCCGTGAGCTCCCCATCGGGATGCTAGAGAGCACATGCGAGGATGAGGAGGGGGGGGTGATCCGGGAGCCGCTCTCCCGCATCCGCAGAATCGGGGCCGAACGTACCGCTCGCAGTTTCGCCGAGGTTCCTCATTTTTATCTCACCCGCGAACTCGAGGTTGGGAGGCTTCTCGAGTTACACGAGAAGCTCAAAGAGAAGCTAGTTCCAGCCCCCTCGTTCAACGACCTGCTTTCTTTTGCCGTCTGCCGTACTCTGCCAGATCATCCCAGGATAAACAGCCGCTACGAGGATGGAATGCTCCTGATCAACCGCCAGGTGAATCTCGGAATAGCCGTGGCCACTGATGACGGGCTCGTCGTTCCCGTAGTGCGGGGCGCGAACGATATGCGCCTTGCAGAGTTCGTGGCGTGTGCCAGAGAGGTCATATCCCACGCCCGGGAGGGGAGGCTCTCCCCACAGGAGCTCTCAGGGGCTACCTTTACTGTTTCCAACCTTGGTATGATGGGAATAGACTCATTCGATGCGGTCATAAATCCACCTGAAGCTGCTATCCTGGCCGTAGGACGTGTGAAGACGGTTCCAGAGTGGCACGAGGGTGAGTGGCTACCTAGACGGGTAATTTCCGTTACTCTTTCGGTCGATCATCGAGCTGCTGATGGGGCTGATGGTAGTCGCTTCCTTGCAGCTCTAGCGGATGTGTTGCTCGACTGGGAACTGCTGCTCTGACGGGAAGGAGATTGTGGCCGGGGTGAAGAATGCGAGGTTAGAGGGAGTTGCGGCCTCGGAGGGCGTTGCAGTGGGACCCCTCTTCCGCTACCGTCCCCAGAGGCTCGAACCCGAGCGTACTTCGATCCGAGAAGAGGACGTCGGGCGGGAGGTAGAGCGCTTTCACGCAGCGGTGGAGAGGGTCGCGCGGAGGATCTCCCAAACCAGGGAAGAGCTCGAGAGGCGTGGAGCCTCCGAGGAGGCCGGGATCCTCGA
Encoded proteins:
- a CDS encoding dihydrolipoamide acetyltransferase family protein — protein: MAVELKVPALLMDMEEVTISRWLVKEGATVKKGDPLLEIDTDKSTFEVESPADGEVHGIRGEPGDTMPVGARLAYILAPGEKEAGLAERLATTSDGEIKRNEKVRSAQSQRGQKNGRELRASPAARRAAAERGIALEDVRGSGPYGRVYLSDVLAVDTSEVSRELPIGMLESTCEDEEGGVIREPLSRIRRIGAERTARSFAEVPHFYLTRELEVGRLLELHEKLKEKLVPAPSFNDLLSFAVCRTLPDHPRINSRYEDGMLLINRQVNLGIAVATDDGLVVPVVRGANDMRLAEFVACAREVISHAREGRLSPQELSGATFTVSNLGMMGIDSFDAVINPPEAAILAVGRVKTVPEWHEGEWLPRRVISVTLSVDHRAADGADGSRFLAALADVLLDWELLL